Genomic segment of Paenibacillus macerans:
TTGGTCAAAATATCGGCGCTAACTTCTTTCGGTATGAACGTCATTTCATGATGCGCTTATCAGATAATCTGACTATTCTTAGTTTTATAGATATCGATACAAACTATCTGCTGAACTTTTCATATTCTATACTAGATTAAGCGGAAGGGAGGCGCTGTATATTATGGCTAAATATTACATCCTTTCGCCTGCAAGCAAAGCTAAAGGAATTTCTAAAAACAAAAATAAGAACAAATCAAGAAACATTGCCGCTAACAAAGTAAAAGCGATTCAACGCACAACCGTTAAAGTGGTTTTGCCTGAAAATGAAAGAAAGCATAGATGCTGGTATTAGAATTAGCTATTATCCCGCAGTTATTGCGGGATTTTTTTTATTATTATAATCAGGAAATAAGTGGAATAGGGCCTTGTTGGCCATAATCATCCATGTTCCGAGGACTGGGAACGCCGATTCCGGAATATTATCCATTAAAAAAGCCCTTTCCGCTGTTCATTCAGCAGAAGGGGCTTTGCTTAAGACGCTACTGATCCTCGGAAATATAGAAATTGTTTTTCCCGATTTGGATATTCTTGAGCGAATTTTTGCTGCCGGGAGCGTGATCGAAGAAAAGGCTGCGGACGACGGTCCCGTCCGCGTAGGTGAGGACGAGCGTATCCGTAGCGTCGAGTGAGGCCAAGATCAGGTCCGTGCTCTTGAACGTGCCGTCGCTTGATACTCCGCTGGTTTTATCCCACTTCACTTCCAGTCCCATCGCTTCAAAAAGCGGACGGACCTGCACAAGGGTCGTACCCCCGACCGTAATCGGCTGTACCTGATTCTCCCTGATCTTATCTTGGATAAACTAAGCATAGACTACCCACTTTTCCTGTGTCCTCCAAGGTGCAAAAGTCGCTTTTTTGACACAATTATCCTGCGGAATTAGTAATATTGAACGGTTATTGATGATGAAATTCCTTGCCTTACAACAATATTACTGGTAAAGAAGTAGTATTCGCAGGTTCCCAAGAAAAATGGCGATGCGAGGATAACCGATACTAACTTGCTGGCAGCTATTGCAACGACAATCCGGCGGCTGAACCTTCAAAATAGCGGCATTTTCTGTCCTTATGTTTTGCTGATCGTGCCATTGACTTTGACGTCGCGGCGTCCTATAGACTTCATGTTGAAGGGGAGGAGGGTTTTTATGGAACTTGCAACCATTAGCGAAGTATCGAGGTTTTTTCAAGTAACGACTCGAACGATTCGGTACTACGAAGAGCTCGGGCTGATCGCCAGTACGAAAAAGGAAGGCTATGCATACCGGACATATGACAAAGCCTCTCTTAGGCGTCTCGAACAAATCATGATTTTAAGGAAATT
This window contains:
- a CDS encoding stalk domain-containing protein, with amino-acid sequence MQDKIRENQVQPITVGGTTLVQVRPLFEAMGLEVKWDKTSGVSSDGTFKSTDLILASLDATDTLVLTYADGTVVRSLFFDHAPGSKNSLKNIQIGKNNFYISEDQ